Part of the Salmo trutta chromosome 5, fSalTru1.1, whole genome shotgun sequence genome is shown below.
AAAAATGCCAAATGGGAAATTATGTTACTGTAGCTGCAGCGCTAACGTCAGCCATGAGACCTCCAGATATAACATCACATTCGGTTAGATTAAGCTCATTTGCACGTGTCTCATGCACAGTTTAGAATTCACACAGTATCTCTCTGACAAAGTCAAGTAGCACTGTCTGCAAATGTTCAAAGTTAAATCATAGGGGCATGTATTGGTGACCTATAAGATCACTGACAATGGCTCTGTTGTTGCCTCCTGTAACACTAGAGACTGAGAAGAAATTGTATGAGCCGTGTTTTTTTTTCTATAAACCTCTGACAAGATGAGGGTGTCACAATAGCAATACAAAGGAAATAGCTGTGTAGCGCTTCCCTTTCTTAGTTGGAAACGGAAGAGAGGGAAACTGCTGTCGTAAAATTCTGAGTAAGACCTTGAGCTTGTTGAGATAGATGTTTTATTCATGCAATTTAACCAACGCAAATACTGTAACAAGAGTCGTTAATTAGCGCACAGCAGACATCTAACGAGAAGATTCAGTCAATTACTACTGAACTCCAGTTCACCAAGCACTTACTCAGGCAAAAGAAAGGCCTCTGACACTTTTTGCCTCAGCAAAACACAGACAGTTGTGGTAACAATGTTGGCAGTTTTACCTGTAACTCATTTCTAGAATAAGGTATTGTTCCATCGTAAAGCAAAAAAGTTGAGCCAATTCTTGATTATATCACAGCTAAGGATCGAAGGCAAAGCCGAAACCACAACCGCATAGCTGTGACTATAATCATGAGAAagagattgtgtatgtgtgtttgtgtctctgtgtctgtataCGTCCTTGTATCTGTGTCAGACTGTCTGCAGCAGATCACATCTGTCATGAAACCCCTGCCCTCTGGCTAGGTGAGGGAATGAGCCAGCTAAATCAACTCTCTCTAACAGCTCAGTGCAGTACATAGCAAATCACAGCGCCAGCACACAGACGCAATATGGAGGCCTGATATGCAGAAACCACACTGATGTAAATTAAACAAACACCAAAGAGAATAAAATAGAGATACCACTGACAAAATATCTGTCAAGCAGACATCGGGGTAGAGGAAGATGATTTTATCAGAACTGCCCATGGCATACTCTCTGTCATGGTGAATTGTAGGATAAACTCCTAGACCCAAATGTTTGTCCTTCTACTGAAAGATCCAGAGAAGTTGGGACATCCACGTTGTTGTATGCTGTATACTGCTGCTGTGTTTTACTGGGAAAGACATCAAACTAAATACATCAGGCAAACAGGGTCAttcgtgtcacacacacacacacacacacacacacacacacacacacacacacacacacacacacacacacacaaaccggaACCCTCCATTTCTTAAACATGTAGACCCAAAACTTAATCACGGAGCTGAAAAAAAAATTATGCACGATTTTAGTTCTGTGTTAACCAAGATTAGCCTGCACTGAATGACCTGTACAATTTTCACATAACTGCACTGCAAATCactcagatacagagagaggtgtGAGCCGAAATGTGAAGACATCATCTGTCGTAAATCATCTGACACCTCAAATTGAGATGATCATAGTGTAGACGCAGTGTAGATTGTTGTCACAGACACAAGACAATTAGCATGTTGATTTGTGTTGGGCTGTTGTTCATTTCACTGCCCTTAATGATTTTGGAACAGCAGATTTAAAACAGGTCTCTTACTAAATACCTACTCGACCAAATTATCAGCACAGCCTCCAAAGAAAACGCCATAACTGGCGGAACTGCATTAGTCCATAGAATTCCAACGATGTGTTATCTCTTGCGAGATGCCCTGATTTGTAAATCTAACCCTGTCATTagtggaagagacagagaggaagcctTTAAGTAAAGCAATGGTAGTCAGAGCACAGACAGGGAAAGGAAAGCCCCCGACCATTTAGACACAAACACCTAAACTTCTGATGAGGATGAAAAATACAAAttcatagctctctctctctctctttatctctctctcactttctctctctctttctctctctctctctctcaattcagttcaatGGGAAACACgcaaaagcaagtgaaataacaATCAgaatctctctctatcgctctctctctctcagttcaaagggctttactggcatgggaaCATGTGTTTACATTGCATATGCAAGAAGCCAGAGTTaaataatctctctctcactctctctctcactctctctctctatttcatcCTCCTCCTTTTCTTCACTCACTGGTGTGGTTGAATTAGTAGTGTTAGAAACTAAACAAAAAGGCATTTCCATATTTGTTGTCCTTTTTGTGCTGACCAGTATTATGTCCTTTGATTACATCCGATTACATCTGTCTCTAAATGTGGTCGGTTTGCATTACATATCACACTATGGTCTGAAGGTTCATGAAATATGAGCTCAAAAGACAAATGATTAGAATACTGAGGCAAATTcatgaatcacacacacacacacacacacacacacacacacacacacacacacacacacacacacacacacacacacacacacacacacacacacacacacacacacacacacacataaacacacacacacacacaagaccatgATCTTTCTAGCACTGCATCCCCAGAGAGCAAGTTGACTGAGTTGAATTGGTGGGGGTATTGATTTTAGAGAGAAGAGGGATGTTGCATGTTGGTTAACACACCAAAGACCTCAACACACACCCTATCTAGAGTAGTTTCAGTAtatcaaaaatacattatttCCAAATGTTACTGGCGTAACGAACACATAGAGGCAATGTTGTGAGGGGAGGGCTTGTCAAAACAAAAGAGGAAgtcacataatttttttttttcttactaAAGGATATCAGGGTGTTTTATATAGAGACATTACGGCACACACAGAACGCAGAACACAGAGAGAATAGCTGTGGTTAAAGACAATAGACTTCTGATGGAGCTCCTGATCAACATTGCCCTTCTCTTGACCGGTACTGTAGCCCATGTTATGGATAGCGGTGTGCATGGAACGGAATTTCAATTAATACAAAAAATACTGACATTGTTGTAATTCTCATTTTAGCAAATTGTGctcaaaatatgtttttgtaaGAAACCTCTTTGTCTACACAGGTGTCAACGGAGGCTCACATTCCCTGTACTCCAGTGTGGGGGATGATGTCAGTCTGCCGTGTACCAATGTGGTCCACCCTGACTGCTCCTCTACAGTGTGGCTCTTCAGCAGAACTGAGTCTCACAGTGCTACTGAAAAGGTCTTTCAAGGGAAGATCCAAAATGAGGGCAGTGAGAGACTGGGAGTAGGGTCTGACTGCTCCCTACGTGTTCGTAACGTTGGCGCTGAGGATACTGGAGTCTATGTCTGCCGACAGTACCTTACAGATGGCAGAGCACATCTTGGAGAGGATACTactgtctacctgtctgttctCACCATCTCCATGTCCACACCAGAGACAGATCTAAAGCATCCTAGAAATGTAACCTTCAGGTGCTCTCTGCTGACATATGGCGGTCCTGTAACGTGTGACTCCTTCGTTAGAGATATCGTTAGTGTGAGCTGGGTGAATGAGACAGGTGGCGAGTTGCAGGGAGACTCCAGATACCAGGTCACACGGGTGTCTGGCTGTGACATCACTCTGACTGTGAAACTTTGGAGAAAGGATAAGAACAGGAAGTGGTGGTGTCAGCTGACTGAGGGAACGAGGAAGACATTTGTCTACCTCACTTCTAAGGTCTCAGGTGAGACTATGGATCCTGTCGGGACAATCATCACTGCTCCACAACAACCTATTGATGGTCAAAGTCCTCCAAAGCCCTCTCATTCAGGTACCGACAACATCAATGAGTTGCCAATCAGTCGCATAGTGCTCTGTGTGGCACTGCCCTTGATGGTAATCGTATATGCAGTTTACACAACTAGGAGGAACCGCCCACTAGCAGAGGTGTCCTCTGGTATAGAGCTGTAAGTCTAGACGAACAATCCCCTCCTCGTCACTCTCCACAGCATAGCGCCAGACTTACTCTACCTTTAATGAATGTGTACAACTGAGAGATTATTTGCTGAAGGATTCATGCTGACATAATACATAAAGGATTTGAAATAAATAATGCAAATGTAGTGCATGCTAATGGTATCTACTCAATGGGTAGTGACAATGAATGTTTTACAAATAAAGACATTATATTTCTGTTTTGTAGCTAGCATTAGTGTTGTCAATTGCCTAAGAGGAAGGGGATTGCTTACCTGTGATACTGTAAAACATTCTCTAAAATTTCTACTGCGTTTCTCTAAATACACTCTTTCATTACCAGCTTCTATAATCTacagtataatgtgtgtgtgtgtgtgtgtgtgcgtgcaagtgcgtgcttgtgtttttgtgtgtttgtttgtgcgtcCGTTAAGCTTGCTTACTCTCGCTCCGATTACACTGTGTTTGATTTACGACCTTGTGTcactgcatctctgtgtgtgtgtgtgtgtgtgtgtgtgtgtgtgtgtgtgtgtgtgtgtgtgtgtgtgtgt
Proteins encoded:
- the LOC115193793 gene encoding uncharacterized protein LOC115193793 encodes the protein MELLINIALLLTGVNGGSHSLYSSVGDDVSLPCTNVVHPDCSSTVWLFSRTESHSATEKVFQGKIQNEGSERLGVGSDCSLRVRNVGAEDTGVYVCRQYLTDGRAHLGEDTTVYLSVLTISMSTPETDLKHPRNVTFRCSLLTYGGPVTCDSFVRDIVSVSWVNETGGELQGDSRYQVTRVSGCDITLTVKLWRKDKNRKWWCQLTEGTRKTFVYLTSKVSGETMDPVGTIITAPQQPIDGQSPPKPSHSGTDNINELPISRIVLCVALPLMVIVYAVYTTRRNRPLAEVSSGIEL